The Rhodohalobacter sp. SW132 genomic sequence TCAGCTGATTTTGTGTAGCAAGGTCAGTTTTATTCAGGATCAGGATATCTGCCCCTTCAATCTGCTATGCCAGAAGCTGGCCGTATCCTCGATTAAAATCATCTCCCTCAATGGTTGAATTTCGTTGATACATATCCATAAACTGGGCGCTGTCAGCCACCGTGATGATTGAATCTACATACACGCGGTGCTGAATATTCGGGATACCGGGTTCGAGTGCAAGCAGTTCAGGCTGTACATAAAACGCCTGGGCAATGGGAACCGGCTCACCGATACCGGTTGATTCAATAACGATATGGTCGATGTCGTGATCGCGAATCAGGCCGTGAACCCCTTCAATCAGATCACCCCGCAGCGTACAGCAGATGCAGCCGTTTGAGAGTTCAATCATCTCTTCCGTTGTATGCTGAACCAGTTTGGCATCTACATTCACCTCACCAAACTCATTCACGATGACAGCGATCCGTTTTCCTTTATTAAATTCAAGAATATGGTTTAGGAGTGTAGTCTTTCCCGATCCGAGAAATCCACACAGAATGGTGATCGGTATTTTCTTTTTCGTTGGTTTCATAAATTTGGTTTAAAAATGCTTTTTTATTTTTTCGACACGATGATCCCTGTGGAATGTCCGCAGGGTGAAGTGGGATATCACAGTAGGTTCAGTGAAATCAAGATCCGGATTCAAGGCCAGTCCCTTTGTGATTGGTATACAGCTCACCAAATCACAAGGGTTTTTTGAACGTGAAAAGACTCGCAGGTCAGCCCATATTGCGGTTTGATATGGATCTCAAATCACAAAAAGATCCAAAAATAACCGCAGCTGGCTATGATTATCCTGCGCAGTTTGATTCATCCTGAAAATGTATTTTTGTTAGTAAGACGGGGGTGCTCTCAGCCGGAAGTGCGTGGTGGCTGAATTGTACGCAAATAAAAGATGTGGAAGATATAGATTCTCAGAAAACAGGTTGTCGAAACTGACCCGCTGTTCACCTGCTGATAATGCGGTAAGGGAGAGTGTACAAGACAGGCATACATCCTCATGCTGTTCAGATGAAGATTCTCCGCTGTCAGATTCGGTATGAAGCTGAACGGTTTCAGCGGCGTGAATTGCCTCGTGAAACTGTGCAAACCCGAGCCCTATCACAATCAAAAATGATAGCAGCGGAATTTTGGTGATATATTTAGAGATCTTACTCAACTATTACTTCGTTTCAAGACAGGAGGGGCATTCCACCCACTCTTCGTTTGGGATGGACTTGATTGCAGACGGACTGCTTCCCCGCTCAAAAACGGGTTTAAACAAAACATTTCCTTCATTTTGCTCGCTGCCGCAGCTATGACAATTTATATCGTGGTCGGCTTTGGTTGGGGTATACCCTGTAATCACCCATCCTTCATGCCCCTGGTGAGCGGCAAGGCTTTCAAGTGCAGCCCGAACCGTCTGCGATTTATTTCCTTTATAATATTTTTTGGCAAGTCGGTCTAACAGCTTCACTGTATCATCATCGAGTGTAAAGTTAAGCCTTTTCATGTCGCTCCTCTTTTGAGTGTGTATACTCTTCTACCGGGTGATGCTGGTGGTTATGATTTGTGCACTTTTGATGATGTCTGTAATTCTTCCAGTGCCCCAGGATCAATAAAATACTGCCTCCCAGTGTCAAGCCTGTTTCTGACCAGAATCCAAGCCAGTAGTGGCCAATCAACCAGCCTGCTACTATCAGGATAAATCCAGAAACAAGAAGACCGGTGACTTTTCGGTCGAAATGACTTCTTTTGGATGCAAAATAAACCGTTGGTGCAATTAAGATCACAAAAAGGGGATGCAGCCACTCACTAATTACGCTGCTTACCGTTGCTACAGGCATCAGTGCAATAAATACCGGTAAGAGAAGACAATGAATGGCACAAATTCCCGATACACCAATTCCGAAACGATCCCAGAGTACAGATGCTGTGATACTTTTGTCAGGCATGAATTTGAAAGAAATTGATAGTGTAGAATTCAGTGTGTATTAATGTACACACTCAAAGTTAGATTTTCAACATCAAAAATTACTTTGAGAATTATCTTTACTGAAAAAACTGAGTTCGATTTTAAAATTGAGTAAAAAAAGCGGACGATTGGAGAAAATTAATTAAAGAGAGAAGGAAGGAGCCGATGAAAAATTGAGAGAACCTTGACAAAATTGACAACGTGGTACTTCTTCGAAATAAGTAAGACTTTTCTGGTTTTATAAGAAATCTTCGATTTTTCAATATTCACAATAATTTGCTCATCCCCCGGCTAAACTAAACTTCACTTTTTCCCTAAATGTATTGCCTCTTTAATGCAGACTATAGATGGATAGTGGTTAATGCCTGCACATGCACAAAACTGAATTGACAGTACTGGAAATGCTTATTAACACCCTATAACCTATTGCACACCATTTACTTATGACAATTAAATTTTTCATTATTCCTGTCTCGGGGTAACCAATTTTGTCTTTTCAAATGTTGATAAAATAACTCCCGGTAAATTTTATAATCTCTTCTTCAAAACAGAATTTTCGAACAAATTAATAGTTTCACTTGACTCAGATGATTTTTTTGCACAAGTTAAGTTAACGGTTAAGTAACAATCAAGTCGGGTCTGGAAATAGGAGGGAAACCAGATCAATTTGCAGTATCCATGTAAGAATTTTATTCGCAATCCTAAAACCGCTACATATAGCACAAGGTGTATGCAGGCTTCAAAAAAAATTATTTTCACTGGTTTATTCTTTTTTCTTTTCCAGAGTTATCTATTTGCGCAGGGAACTCTCAGGGGAGTCATTACAGATCAAGCGGACGGGCAAACGCTGGTAGGTGCAACAGTCATCATTATTGGAACTTCTACTGGAACCGCTACCAACCTTGAGGGAAGGTATCAGTTGCGTCGAATTCCGGCCGGGGAGGTACAGTTGAGGTTCTCCTACATTGGCTATGAATCAAAAACTCTTGATGTTACCATTCCTGAAGAAGGTACAGTAACATTAGATGTAGAACTGAGAGCAGCTTCAGTTGAAGGAGAAGAAGTTACGATTACCTCACAGGCTTTGGGTCAAATAGTCGCTATAAATCAGCAGAGGGCTTCAAATACGATTGTAAATATCGTTTCCGAAGAAAAAATCCGTGAGTTGCCTGATGCAAATGCAGCCGAATCCATTGGCCGTTTATCAGGAGTCTCACTTGGCAGATCGGGAGGAGAAGCCAATAAGGTAATCCTCAGAGGTTTAAGTGATAAATATCTAAATGTCACTGTAGATGGCGTAAAACTTCCGGCCACAGATGCACTGGGCCGGGGAGTTGACCTCAGCTCAATTTCACAAAACTCTCTTGCCGGAATTGAATTACATAAAGCCGTTACCCCCGACAAAGATGCTGATGCCATAGCAGGATCTATCAATTTAGTTACAAGAAAAGCTCCGGAAGAAAGTGAATTCAGGCTTACCGCTAAAGGCGGCTATAATAATATACTGGAATCTTTCGGGCAGTACGATTTCGATCTAAAATACGGTGGGAGGTTCTTCGATAACTTTTTAGGGAT encodes the following:
- a CDS encoding GTP-binding protein; translated protein: MKPTKKKIPITILCGFLGSGKTTLLNHILEFNKGKRIAVIVNEFGEVNVDAKLVQHTTEEMIELSNGCICCTLRGDLIEGVHGLIRDHDIDHIVIESTGIGEPVPIAQAFYVQPELLALEPGIPNIQHRVYVDSIITVADSAQFMDMYQRNSTIEGDDFNRGYGQLLA
- a CDS encoding ribbon-helix-helix domain-containing protein, encoding MKRLNFTLDDDTVKLLDRLAKKYYKGNKSQTVRAALESLAAHQGHEGWVITGYTPTKADHDINCHSCGSEQNEGNVLFKPVFERGSSPSAIKSIPNEEWVECPSCLETK
- a CDS encoding MerC domain-containing protein gives rise to the protein MPDKSITASVLWDRFGIGVSGICAIHCLLLPVFIALMPVATVSSVISEWLHPLFVILIAPTVYFASKRSHFDRKVTGLLVSGFILIVAGWLIGHYWLGFWSETGLTLGGSILLILGHWKNYRHHQKCTNHNHQHHPVEEYTHSKEERHEKA